One genomic region from Cucumis melo cultivar AY chromosome 9, USDA_Cmelo_AY_1.0, whole genome shotgun sequence encodes:
- the LOC103482916 gene encoding probable polygalacturonase, giving the protein MDLPQKPTKTHDAAARISAVILLALVSLATVEGKRQCPTNYLQVPAINCRQHTAVLTDFGGVGDGVTSNTQAFRRAIEHLSPLAANGGAQLIVPPGKWLTGSFNLTSHFTLFVHKDATILASQDESEWPQVAILPSYGVGRDAPGGRYSSLIYGTNLTDVVITGNNGTIDGQGSYWWDKFHKGELNLTRPYMIEILYSDQIQISNLTLVNSPSWFVHPIYSKNVIIQGLTILAPIDSPNTDGIDPDSCSNIRIEDCFIVSGDDCIAVKSGWDQYGIKFGMPTEDLVIRRLTCISPDSAGIALGSEMSGGIRNVRIENVTGINTQSAVRIKTARGRGGFVKDIFVRGMYLSTMKYVFWMTGNYKSHPDEKFDPAALPEITNINYRDVVAENVTYSARLEGISGDPFTNICISNVKIGLTAKPKKLQWNCTDVEGISSDVVPPPCAPLAKAAKSGGCDFPADQLPIEKVQLKTCFVQNPTVD; this is encoded by the exons ATGGATCTTCCTCAAAAACCCACAAAAACTCAT GATGCGGCGGCGAGAATTTCGGCCGTCATTCTACTGGCATTGGTGAGTTTAGCCACCGTAGAAGGTAAACGGCAATGCCCGACAAATTACTTACAAGTTCCGGCGATCAATTGCCGACAACACACGGCGGTACTTACGGACTTCGGCGGCGTCGGCGACGGAGTAACTTCAAATACTCAGGCGTTCCGGCGAGCGATTGAACATCTCAGCCCACTGGCAGCGAACGGTGGTGCTCAGTTGATTGTGCCGCCGGGAAAATGGCTGACCGGAAGCTTTAATCTGACCAGCCATTTCACACTCTTTGTCCATAAAGATGCAACAATCCTTGCTTCCCAG GATGAATCGGAATGGCCACAAGTCGCAATTCTGCCATCTTATGGGGTAGGAAGAGATGCTCCTGGTGGAAGATACAGCAGTCTCATCTATGGAACCAATCTCACTGACGTCGTCATCACCGGTAACAACGGTACGATTGACGGCCAAGGATCTTATTGGTGGGATAAGTTCCACAAAGGCGAGCTTAATTTGACACGGCCATACATGATTGAGATTCTGTATTCCGATCAAATTCAGATTTCTAATCTAACTTTGGTCAACTCTCCCTCGTGGTTTGTCCATCCCATCTACAGTAAGAATGTGATTATCCAAGGTCTCACCATTCTTGCTCCCATCGACTCTCCCAACACCGACGGAATCGACCCAG ATTCCTGCTCCAACATTCGTATCGAAGACTGCTTCATTGTCTCCGGCGACGACTGCATCGCCGTCAAGAGCGGATGGGACCAGTACGGTATCAAATTCGGAATGCCAACTGAAGACCTCGTCATTCGCCGTCTCACCTGCATTTCCCCGGATTCCGCTGGCATCGCTCTCGGCAGTGAAATGTCCGGCGGTATCCGCAACGTCAGAATCGAAAACGTGACGGGAATCAATACACAATCTGCTGTGAGAATTAAAACCGCTCGTGGACGTGGGGGTTTTGTGAAGGATATTTTCGTCCGTGGAATGTATCTATCGACGATGAAATACGTGTTCTGGATGACCGGAAACTATAAATCGCATCCTGATGAGAAGTTCGATCCCGCGGCGTTGCCGGAGATTACGAACATTAATTACAGAGATGTGGTGGCGGAGAATGTTACTTACTCGGCGAGATTGGAAGGGATTTCGGGAGATCCGTTCACCAATATTTGTATTTCGAATGTTAAGATTGGACTGACGGCGAAGCCTAAGAAGTTGCAGTGGAACTGTACGGATGTTGAGGGAATCAGTAGCGATGTGGTGCCGCCGCCATGTGCTCCTCTGGCGAAGGCGGCGAAAAGCGGCGGATGTGACTTTCCTGCGGATCAACTTCCGATTGAGAAGGTTCAGTTGAAGACTTGCTTTGTTCAAAATCCCACCGTCGATTGA